One Gigantopelta aegis isolate Gae_Host chromosome 1, Gae_host_genome, whole genome shotgun sequence genomic region harbors:
- the LOC121373245 gene encoding phospholipid scramblase 2-like has protein sequence MANRGTPPGLEYLTMVDQLLIHQKAEILEALTGFETSNKYVIKNSLGQQIYYAVEDTDCCTRNICGRKRPFDMKILDNAQNEVIHLYRPLRCTMCCFPCCLQKIVVEAPPGQVVGYVSQCWYLCYPHFTVKDSQQNPFFKINGPLCQCSMCGDVEYKINTFDGAVHVGQINKQWSGVLKEQFTDADNFSISFPLNLDVTMKAVLLGAVFLLDYMFFEKGTDENQGLLQRM, from the exons GAACTCCTCCTGGTCTCGAGTACCTGACCATGGTCGACCAGCTGCTGATTCATCAGAAAGCAGAGATCTTAGAAG CACTTACTGGATTTGAGACAAGTAATAAGTATGTCATAAAAAACAGTCTCGGACAGCAAATCTATTATGCTGTAGAAG ATACTGACTGTTGTACTCGAAACATCTGTGGCCGGAAACGGCCATTTGACATGAAGATTTTGGACAATGCACAGAACGAGGTTATCCATCTGTACAGACCTCTGAGATGCACTATGTGCTGTTTTCCCTGTTGTTTACAA AAGATTGTGGTGGAGGCGCCCCCTGGCCAAGTGGTGGGTTACGTCAGCCAGTGCTGGTACCTGTGTTACCCTCACTTCACTGTCAAGGACAGCCAGCAGAATCCATTTTTCAAGATCAACGGACCACTCTGCCAGTGTTCTATGTGTGGAGATGTGGAATATAAG ATTAATACTTTCGACGGGGCAGTGCATGTCGGGCAGATCAACAAGCAGTGGAGTGGTGTGCTGAAGGAGCAGTTCACCGATGCAGACAACTTTAGCATCAGCTTCCCACTCAACCTGGATGTCACCATGAAGGCCGTCTTACTGGGAGCAGTGTTCCTCCTT GATTACATGTTCTTTGAAAAAGGTACCGATGAAAATCAAGGACTTTTACAACGAATGTAA